One genomic window of Solanum stenotomum isolate F172 chromosome 9, ASM1918654v1, whole genome shotgun sequence includes the following:
- the LOC125876246 gene encoding pyruvate dehydrogenase E1 component subunit alpha-3, chloroplastic, giving the protein MAMSFSATKVLQPLPLNSTRSAEKPLLCQSLKGSSSFLGSSSHKLSLKKTFYPHQSQRRSNNAVVAVSDVVKEKKSKSKSSSSNLLITKEEGLVLYEDMVLGRAFEDMCAQMYYRGKMFGFVHLYNGQEAVSTGFIKLLKKEDSVVSTYRDHVHALSKGVPARQVMSELFGKTTGCCRGQGGSMHMFSKEHNVLGGFAFIGEGIPVATGAAFTSKYRREVLKEADCDHVTLAFFGDGTCNNGQFYECLNMAALWKLPIIFVVENNLWAIGMSHLRSTSDPEIWKKGPAFGMPGVHVDGMDVLKVREVAMEAVGRARRGEGPTLVECETYRFRGHSLADPDELRDPAEKNHYATRDPITALKKYMFENNLVNEAELKAIDKKIDELVEESVEFADASPVPARNQLLENVFADPRGFGIGPDGRYRCEDPKFTEGTAQV; this is encoded by the exons ATGGCGATGTCTTTCTCTGCAACAAAAGTTTTGCAACCTTTGCCCCTTAACTCTACTAGATCTGCTGAAAAGCCCCTTTTGTGTCAATCTCTAAAGGGTAGCTCCTCCTTTCTTGGATCATCTTCTCATAAGCTTTCCCTCAAGAAGACTTTCTATCCTCATCAATCTCAACGCCGATCCAATAATGCTGTTGTCGCCGTTTCTGATGTTgttaaagaaaagaaatcaaAGTCCAAATCTTCTAGCTCCAATCTG TTGATTACTAAGGAGGAAGGATTGGTACTGTATGAGGACATGGTGTTGGGAAGAGCTTTTGAGGACATGTGCGCCCAAATGTATTACAGGGGTAAAATGTTTGGTTTTGTGCATTTGTACAACGGCCAAGAAGCTGTCTCAACTGGTTTCATCAAGCTCTTGAAGAAGGAAGACTCTGTAGTTAGTACTTATCGTGATCATGTCCATGCATTGAGCAAAGGTGTCCCAGCTCGTCAAGTGATGAGTGAGCTATTTGGGAAGACCACGGGCTGTTGTAGAGGCCAGGGTGGATCGATGCACATGTTTTCCAAAGAGCACAACGTTCTTGGTGGTTTCGCCTTTATTGGTGAGGGAATCCCAGTGGCTACAGGTGCTGCATTCACAAGCAAGTACAGAAGGGAGGTCTTGAAGGAGGCTGATTGTGATCATGTCACTCTTGCCTTCTTTGGTGATGGAACTTGCAACAATGGACAATTCTATGAGTGCTTGAACATGGCCGCGTTGTGGAAATTGCCCATTATCTTTGTTGTTGAGAACAATCTGTGGGCAATTGGGATGTCCCACTTGAGATCTACTTCTGATCCTGAAATTTGGAAGAAAGGTCCTGCCTTTGGGATGCCTGGGGTTCATGTTGATGGAATGGATGTGTTGAAGGTGAGGGAGGTAGCAATGGAGGCTGTTGGCAGAGCTAGGAGAGGGGAAGGTCCCACTTTGGTTGAATGTGAGACCTACCGGTTCAGAGGACACTCTTTGGCTGATCCAGATGAGCTTCGTGACCCTG CTGAAAAGAATCACTATGCCACAAGAGATCCTATCACTGCCTTGAAGAAGTATATGTTTGAGAACAATCTGGTCAATGAAGCAGAGTTAAAGGCCATCGATAAGAAGATTGATGAATTGGTTGAAGAGTCTGTTGAGTTTGCAGATGCAAGCCCTGTTCCAGCTCGTAACCAGCTGCTAGAGAATGTATTTGCTGATCCTAGGGGCTTCGGAATTGGGCCTGATGGAAGGTACAGATGTGAGGATCCTAAGTTCACTGAAGGCACAGCTCAGGTCTAG
- the LOC125876256 gene encoding rhomboid-like protein 14, mitochondrial encodes MERGRGKWGSVSRGLIPLLGLHTVSEYSRLDRKPPITAALLAANTIIYLRPKFILPFLPTIDQVWFNPHLILKYTDLKRFFLSPFFHINESHLVYNMLSLLWKGIQLEISMGSAEFASMVATLVAMSQGVTLLLAKSLLLFFDYERPYYNEYSVGFSGVLFAMKVIVNAQSDEYTSVHGLMVPTRYAAWAELVLIQMFVPGVSFLGHLGGILAGLLYLRLKASYSGLNPVRQFMRSFSHALSLPLRLVKSLFRNRPRITGRGTAGGRIARNTLLTWRCDACTFDNSGGLNVCEMCGTGRTGDAPSSPGPTSEIRDLSLEELRRRRIQRFARS; translated from the exons ATGGAGAGAGGAAGAGGAAAGTGGGGATCAGTATCTCGTGGTTTGATTCCTCTGCTAGGGCTGCATACAGTGAGTGAGTATTCCAGATTAGACAGAAAACCCCCTATTACTGCTGCACTTCTTGCCGCTAATACCATTATTTACTTGAGGCCCAAATTTATTCTTCCTTTCCTCCCCACAATCGATCAAGTTTGGTTTAATCCTCACCTTATCCTCAAG TACACAGACCTCAAGCGATTCTTCCTGTCGCCGTTCTTCCACATAAATGAATCTCACCTGGTGTACAATATGCTTTCACTTTTGTGGAAGGGTATTCAATTGGAGATATCGATGGGTAGTGCAGAGTTTGCATCAATGGTTGCAACCTTAGTTGCTATGTCCCAAGGTGTCACACTGTTGCTTGCAAAATCACTTCTGCTGTTCTTTGATTACGAGAGACCCTACTATAATGAATACTCTGTGGGTTTTTCTGGTGTCCTCTTCGCCATGAAAGTTATCGTCAATGCACAATCAGATGAGTATACCTCTGTACATGGACTTATGGTTCCTACTCGTTATGCTGCCTGGGCAGAGCTTGTACTCATACAAATGTTTGTCCCTGGTGTCTCATTCCTTGGCCACCTTGGGGGAATACTAGCTGGCCTTCTGTATTTGCGATTAAAAGCATCCTATTCAGGTCTGAATCCAGTTAGACAATTCATGAGAAGCTTTAGCCATGCCCTGAGCTTGCCTTTAAGATTAGTGAAGAGCTTATTTCGAAACCGACCAAGAATTACTGGGAGAGGAACTGCTGGTGGGAGGATTGCACGAAATACACTTCTTACGTGGAGATGTGATGCATGTACATTTGATAATTCAGGTGGGCTGAATGTTTGTGAAATGTGTGGCACAGGTCGTACCGGTGATGCACCATCATCCCCTGGTCCAACAAGTGAGATACGTGATCTATCTTTGGAAGAATTAAGGCGTAGGAGGATTCAACGATTTGCTAGATCGTAA
- the LOC125876250 gene encoding F-box/kelch-repeat protein At1g16250, with protein sequence METINQPLIPGLPDDLALRCLAMISHGYHGILETVSRRWRKLFHSVEYSNYKAREGWSGNWLFVLTGASENQWVAYDPEADRWHPLPRIPTSHPDQEHLGFSCACVLNKFLLIGGTYGARDQVIPHQTALTTNEVFQFDPFKKEWRNVASMRTARSHFACSVVSGKVYVAGGRNTSSGGGLALAEVYNPLTDKWEDLPPLPSPQMDCIGLPYDGKFYVLTDLVGLLEHETSVVFDPSDETWLSVNDTWPFSRAMHLGIQVLDGGHICTVVDWGGSSIETRDVDNREWHHRGLIPPVILPDHPRPLEVFDYGFVALRNEIYVLGGRVLRWEESGTGKFNIVKLSTVRVCNPLSLPLRWREIRPMCEPAFGSILGCASMETRSF encoded by the exons AT GGAGACGATTAATCAACCGCTAATACCTGGACTACCAGATGATTTGGCATTGAGATGTCTAGCAATGATATCACATGGATATCATGGTATTCTTGAAACAGTAAGTAGACGATGGAGGAAGCTATTCCATAGTGTAGAATATTCCAATTATAAAGCTAGAGAAGGATGGTCTGGAAACTGGTTATTTGTTCTGACTGGAGCATCTGAGAATCAATGGGTTGCTTATGACCCTGAAGCTGATAGGTGGCACCCTCTGCCTAGGATACCCACGAGCCACCCTGACCAAGAGCACCTTGGTTTCTCATGTGCCTGTGTCTTGAATAAATTTCTTCTGATTGGCGGCACATATGGAGCACGTGATCAAGTAATTCCCCATCAAACGGCCCTGACGACAAATGAAGTTTTCCAATTTGATCCTTTCAAAAAAGAGTGGAGAAATGTTGCAAGTATGAGAACAGCACGTTCTCACTTCGCCTGCAGTGTTGTCTCTGGTAAGGTTTATGTAGCTGGAGGGCGCAACACATCATCGGGAGGAGGGCTTGCTCTTGCTGAAGTTTATAATCCACTGACAGACAA GTGGGAAGACCTACCACCTCTGCCAAGTCCCCAGATGGATTGCATAGGCCTACCATACGATGGTAAATTTTATGTTCTAACGGACCTTGTTGGGCTGCTAGAGCATGAGACATCTGTTGTTTTTGATCCATCCGATGAAACATGGCTAAGTGTAAATGATACTTGGCCGTTTTCAAGGGCCATGCATTTGGGAATTCAGGTGCTTGATGGTGGTCATATATGCACAGTTGTTGATTGGGGTGGGAGCTCCATTGAAACGAGGGATGTCGATAACAGGGAGTGGCATCATAGAGGTTTGATACCTCCTGTGATTCTACCTGACCATCCCCGGCCTCTAGAGGTCTTTGATTATGGATTTGTTGCACTGAgaaatgaaatttatgtttTGGGAGGAAGAGTGCTGCGATGGGAGGAATCTGGGACCGGGAAGTTTAACATTGTGAAGTTGAGCACAGTTAGAGTGTGCAACCCACTGAGTTTACCTTTAAGGTGGAGGGAGATCAGACCAATGTGTGAGCCTGCATTTGGCTCCATACTAGGCTGTGCATCCATGGAAACAAGATCTTTTTGA